In the Pleuronectes platessa chromosome 8, fPlePla1.1, whole genome shotgun sequence genome, one interval contains:
- the LOC128446031 gene encoding uncharacterized protein C3orf85 isoform X1, protein MYFIDMKFVILFALLSGMFAAPFVKEEEAKRFIRLKRQSGYWDPHNSHNQWGYTIQEQANEYWTALRTDVQYYMDMSNLMFDRSVADENNRLYMEMLRNAQAHLDGQTGQHR, encoded by the exons atgtattttatagaCATGAAGTTTGTGATCCTGTTTGCCCTCCTGAGTG GGATGTTCGCCGCCCCCTTCgtgaaagaagaggaggcaAAGCGTTTCATCAGACTGAAGAGACAGTCAGGATACTGGGATCCACACAACTCTCACAACCAGTGGGGTTACACCATTCAAGAACAG GCCAACGAGTACTGGACTGCTCTAAGGACAGATGTCCAGTACTACATGGACATGAGTAACCTGATGTTTGACCGCTCCGTGGCTGA TGAAAAcaacagactgtatatggagaTGCTACGTAATGCTCAGGCTCACCTGGACGGTCAGACCGGTCAACACAGATAA
- the LOC128446031 gene encoding uncharacterized protein C3orf85 isoform X2, producing the protein MKFVILFALLSGMFAAPFVKEEEAKRFIRLKRQSGYWDPHNSHNQWGYTIQEQANEYWTALRTDVQYYMDMSNLMFDRSVADENNRLYMEMLRNAQAHLDGQTGQHR; encoded by the exons ATGAAGTTTGTGATCCTGTTTGCCCTCCTGAGTG GGATGTTCGCCGCCCCCTTCgtgaaagaagaggaggcaAAGCGTTTCATCAGACTGAAGAGACAGTCAGGATACTGGGATCCACACAACTCTCACAACCAGTGGGGTTACACCATTCAAGAACAG GCCAACGAGTACTGGACTGCTCTAAGGACAGATGTCCAGTACTACATGGACATGAGTAACCTGATGTTTGACCGCTCCGTGGCTGA TGAAAAcaacagactgtatatggagaTGCTACGTAATGCTCAGGCTCACCTGGACGGTCAGACCGGTCAACACAGATAA
- the LOC128446030 gene encoding neuronal acetylcholine receptor subunit non-alpha-2-like, translating to MKLVVLLLFLPFLLMWTSCPRCLASIAAKNEFLSLAEMEDELLRNLFQGYQRWVRPIQRANDTIRVRLGLKISQLVDVDEKNQLMTTNVWLCQEWFDYKLRWNPDKYGGITTIRVPSENIWLPDIVLYENADGRFEGSLMTKAIVKYTGMVTWTPPASYKSACTMDVTFFPFDRQNCTMKFGSWTYDGHMVDLALMDYQVDRKDFFDNGEWQILNATGARGNRKDGLYSYPFITYSFILKRLPLFYTLFLIFPCLGLSFLTVLVFYLPSDEGEKLSLSTSVLVSLTVFLLVIEEIIPSSSKVIPLIGEYLLFIMIFVTLSIIVTVFVINVHHRSSATYHPMSPWVRNLFLQKLPRLLCMRGHIDRYHYPELAPESPDLKTRSGARRAGQRSGANGQATAEGKEEEAWATMMEKAIYSVRYISRHIRKEHFIREVVQDWKFVAQVLDRIFLWAFLTVAILGTIGIFTPALQNFLKIPPPTASENPPSH from the exons CTAAAAATGAGTTTCTCTCTTTGGCGGAGATGGAGGACGAGCTGCTGAGGAACCTTTTCCAAGGCTACCAGCGCTGGGTCAGGCCAATCCAACGAGCCAATGACACCATCAGAGTACGTTTAGGACTCAAGATCTCCCAGCTGGTTGATGTG GATGAGAAGAACCAGCTCATGACAACTAATGTTTGGCTGTGTCAG GAGTGGTTTGATTACAAGCTGCGATGGAATCCAGACAAATATGGAGGAATCACGACCATCAGAGTTCCCTCTGAAAATATCTGGCTGCCAGACATCGTCCTCTATGAGAA TGCTGATGGGCGTTTTGAGGGCTCCCTGATGACCAAAGCCATTGTCAAGTACACCGGTATGGTCACCTGGACGCCACCTGCCAGTTACAAGTCGGCCTGCACCATGGATGTCACCTTTTTCCCTTTTGACCGCCAGAACTGCACCATGAAGTTTGGCTCCTGGACCTACGATGGCCACATGGTGGATCTGGCTCTGATGGACTACCAGGTAGATCGAAAAGACTTCTTTGACAATGGGGAGTGGCAGATCCTCAATGCCACCGGTGCCAGAGGAAACCGGAAGGATGGCTTGTATTCATACCCCTTCATTACTTactcttttattctgaagaggCTACCGCTGTTCTACactctcttcctcatcttccccTGTCTGGGTTTGTCCTTTCTGACCGTCTTGGTGTTTTACCTTCCCTCAGACGAAGGAGAGAAGCTGTCACTTTCTACCTCTGTCCTCGTCTCGCTCACTGTGTTCCTCCTGGTTATAGAGGAGAtcatcccctcctcctccaaggTGATCCCACTCATCGGAGAGTACCTGCTTTTCATCATGATCTTCGTCACGCTCTCAATCATCGTCACCGTCTTTGTCATCAACGTCCACCACCGCTCCTCTGCGACCTACCACCCCATGTCCCCGTGGGTTCGTAACCTCTTCCTCCAAAAGCTGCCGAGGCTGCTCTGCATGCGCGGACACATCGACCGCTACCACTACCCAGAGCTGGCCCCTGAGAGCCCTGATCTGAAGACTCGCTCTGGAGCGCGGAGAGCCGGGCAGAGGAGCGGAGCCAATGGACAGGCGACTGctgaggggaaggaggaggaagcctGGGCGACCATGATGGAGAAGGCCATCTACTCAGTGCGgtacatcagcagacacatccgCAAGGAGCACTTCATCCGCGAG GTGGTACAAGACTGGAAGTTTGTGGCCCAGGTGCTAGACAGGATCTTCCTGTGGGCTTTCCTCACCGTCGCGATACTAGGTACCATCGGTATCTTCACTCCAGCGCTGCAAAATTTCTTGAAAATCCCTCCTCCAACTGCGAGTGAGAATCCACCTTCACACTAG